The Astatotilapia calliptera chromosome 2, fAstCal1.2, whole genome shotgun sequence genome includes a window with the following:
- the rufy1 gene encoding RUN and FYVE domain-containing protein 1, which produces MADEAGEVNTAVTERDEKQEQDEPKVLRPATNGEPDGGSEQDWTERQASQVAEENSWSAPLLSLARKATETISSGISYAAIQRKPSQGYAASSPTENEAESDLSNSAKKLPVVPPKDSMAIERSNLLSMLKLSIRVLIQSSMSLGRTLDSEYPPLQQFFVVLEHCLKHGLKAKKSFIGYNKSIWGPLELVEKLCTESVNIATSARDMPGIKTGLGRGRAWLHLALMQKKVADYMKALLDHKDLLSEFYDFGALMLEDEGSVMVGLLVGLNVIDANLCIKGEDLDSQVAVIDFSLYLKDSASNETPKDDSKMTAILDQKHYIEELNRHLSGTVTDLQAKMDSLEKTNSKLVEELTAATDRINSLREEQEQLKKENETILQSSQRKEEAVLQDSQAELETYKQTRQGLDEMYNVVWKQYKEEKRIRQELERELELQVGMKQEMEVAMKLLEKDTHEKQDTLAALRLQLDQVKTLNVQMFHKAQDSDRQAEKKQAEAVQLEQRMNEMENTMKELEQRLQRSEQERKQNDQSDEDMKVELQGKVDALQKQLTDLDTLRLGLENELRSEREQRQNLQKALQREQDNSTELRTQLQQLQGLHSELQELKQEKQQLQQKCEQQEQALQEMGLHLSQSKLKMEDFKEVNKALKGHAWLKDDEATQCKQCQKEFSISRRKHHCRNCGDIYCNSCSSNELALPSYPRPVRVCDVCHSLLLQRSSSTGS; this is translated from the exons ATGGCTGACGAAGCAGGGGAAGTaaacacagctgttacagagcgcgacgaaaaacaagaacaagatgAGCCCAAAGTTTTACGACCAGCGACTAATGGCGAACCGGATGGGGGCAGCGAGCAGGACTGGACCGAGAGGCAGGCTTCCCAGGTCGCAGAGGAGAACAGCTGGTCGGCTCCTCTCCTGTCTCTGGCTCGTAAGGCCACAGAGACGATTAGCAGCGGGATCAGCTACGCTGCCATCCAGAGAAAGCCCTCACAGGGATACGCGGCGAGCTCCCCGACCGAGAATGAGGCCGAAAGTGACCTCAGTAACTCAGCGAAAAAGCTTCCAG TTGTTCCCCCCAAAGACTCAATGGCAATAGAAAGATCCAACCTGCTCAGCATGCTGAAGCTCAGCATCAGAGTGTTGATTCAGTCTTCTATGAGTCTGGGCAGGACGCTTGACTCGGAGTACCCTCCTCTGCAGCAGTTTTTTgttgtcctggagcactgcctCAAACACGGTCTTAAAG CCAAGAAATCCTTCATTGGTTACAACAAGTCTATATGGGGACCACTGGAGCTGGTAGAAAAGTTATGCACGGAGTCTGTCAACATCGCCACCAGTGCCAGAGACATGCCTGGCATTAA gaCTGGTTTGGGGAGAGGAAGGGCTTGGCTGCATTTGGCGCTTATGCAGAAGAAAGTAGCCGACTATATGAAGGCCCTGCTGGACCACAAGGACCTCCTGAG TGAGTTTTATGACTTTGGAGCACTGATGTTGGAAGACGAAGGGTCGGTAATGGTGGGGCTGCTGGTGGGCCTCAACGTAATTGATGCTAACCTTTGCATTAAAGGGGAGGACCTTGATTCACAG GTAGCAGTCATCGACTTCTCACTTTATCTGAAAGACTCTGCTAGCAATGAGACTCCAAAAGA TGATTCGAAGATGACAGCCATATTGGATCAGAAGCACTACATTGAGGAGCTAAATCGTCACCTAAGCGGCACCGTCACTGACCTTCAGGCTAAGATGGACTCTCTAGAGAAGACTAATAGCAAGCTTGTAGAGGAG cTGACAGCTGCCACAGACAGAATCAACTCTCTACGGGAAGAACAGGAACAGCTGAAAAAGGAGAACGAGACGATCTTGCAGTCCAgccagagaaaagaggag gcaGTGCTTCAGGACAGCCAGGCAGAGCTGGAGACATACAAACAGACTAGACAAGGCCTGGATGAGATGTACAATGTGGTGTGGAAGCAGTACAAGGAGGAAAAGCGCATTCGCCAG GAGCTGGAGCGTGAACTGGAGCTGCAGGTGGGGATGAAGCAGGAGATGGAGGTGGCCATGAAACTGCTGGAGAAGGATACGCATGAGAAACAGGACACGCTGGCAGCCCTACGGCTCCAGCTTGACCAAGTCAAGACTCTCAATGTGCAGATGTTCCACAAAGCTCAG GACTCGGACCgccaagcagaaaaaaagcaggCAGAGGCCGTGCAGCTTGAGCAGAGGATGAATGAAATGGAGAACACCATGAAGGAACTTGAGCAGAG ACTACAGAGATCGGAGCAGGAGCGCAAGCAGAACGACCAGTCGGACGAAGACATGAAGGTGGAGCTGCAGGGAAAAGTCGATGCTCTGCagaaacagctaacagatctcGATACGCTAAG GCTGGGGTTGGAGAACGAGCTGCGCAgtgagagggaacagagacagaACTtgcaaaaagctctccagagggAGCAGGACAACAGCACCGAACTGCgcacacagctgcagcagctccagGGCCTGCACTCG GAGCTGCAGGAGTTGAAGCAGGAGAAGCAGCAACTGCAGCAGAAGTGCGAGCAGCAGGAACAGGCTCTACAAGAAATGGGACTGCATCTCAGCCA GTCTAAACTGAAGATGGAAGATTTCAAGGAGGTCAACAAGGCCCTGAAG GGCCACGCTTGGCTGAAAGATGATGAAGCCACTCAGTGCAAACAATGCCAGAAGGAGTTCTCCATCTCACGCAGAAAG CACCACTGCAGAAACTGCGGAGACATCTACTGCAACAGCTGCTCCAGTAACGAGCTGGCCTTGCCTTCGTATCCACGGCCTGTGCGAGTGTGCGACGTGTGCcactccctgctgctgcagagaagCTCCTCCACAGGTTCCTGA
- the hnrnph1 gene encoding heterogeneous nuclear ribonucleoprotein H isoform X2: MADEGYVVRIRGLPWSCSVDEVQRFFSECKILNNGSGIHFTYTREGRPSGEAFVEFETEEDLKIAVKKDRETMGHRYVEVFKSNNVEMDWVMKHTGPNCPETAGDGLVRLRGLPFGCSKEEIVQFFSGLEIVPNGITLPVDIQGRSTGEAFVQFASQDIAEKALKKHKERIGHRYIEIFKSSRAEVRTHYEPQRKPMGMQRPGPYDRPSGGRGYNMMGRGGSYDRMRRGGYGGGVSDGRYGDGGSSFQSTTGHCVHMRGLPYRATETDIYNFFSPLNPVRVHIEIGPDGRVTGEADVEFATHEDAVAAMSKDKANMQHRYVELFLNSTAGGSNGAYSSQMMGGMGSQSSYSGGQLSSGYSGGYSSQGNMGGYSDYSNQGGMGSSYYGGGGGGSRGSMNGLGGGWGM; encoded by the exons ATGGCTGATGAGGGATATGTAGTGCGAATCCGGGGACTTCCTTGGTCCTGTTCAGTGGATGAAGTTCAGAGGTTTTTCTCAG AGTGCAAAATCCTAAACAATGGAAGTGGCATCCATTTCACCTACACAAGAGAGGGGCGTCCCAGCGGAGAGGCATTCGTTGAATTTGAGACAGAAGAAGACCTGAAGATTGCAGTGAAAAAGGACAGAGAAACGATGGGTCACAGATATGTAGAAG tgtttaaatcaaacaatgtgGAAATGGACTGGGTCATGAAGCACACTGGCCCAAACTGTCCAGAGACAGCTGGGGACGGGCTTGTGCGGCTTCGGGGCCTTCCCTTCGGGTGCAGCAAGGAGGAAATTGTGCAGTTTTTCTCAG GGTTGGAAATCGTGCCAAATGGGATAACATTGCCGGTGGACATCCAGGGGAGGAGTACGGGGGAGGCCTTCGTGCAGTTTGCTTCACAGGATATAGCTGAAAAGGCTctaaagaaacacaaggaaagaATAGGGCACAG GTACATTGAGATCTTCAAGAGTAGCCGTGCTGAGGTGCGGACCCATTACGAACCCCAGAGGAAGCCTATGGGCATGCAGAGACCCGGCCCCTATGACCGGCCCTCTGGTGGACGCGGCTACAACATGATGGGCCGAGGGGGGTCCTATGACAGAATGCGCAGAGGAGGCTACGGAGGAG GTGTATCGGATGGACGGTATGGCGATGGCGGCTCTTCCTTTCAGAGCACAACAGGCCACTGTGTACATATGAGGGGCCTGCCATACAGAGCCACAGAAACAGACATCTACAAT TTCTTTTCACCTTTGAATCCGGTGCGGGTCCATATTGAGATTGGCCCAGATGGCAGAGTTACCGGGGAGGCAGATGTAGAGTTTGCAACACACGAAGATGCTGTAGCAGCCATGTCCAAAGATAAAGCTAACATGC AGCACCGCTACGTGGAGCTGTTTTTGAACTcaacagcaggtggcagtaatgGAGCATACAGCAGCCAGATGATGGGGGGCATGG GGAGCCAGTCATCCTATAGTGGAGGCCAGCTGAGCTCAGGGTACTCTGGTGGATACAGCAGCCAAGGAAACATGGGTGGCTACAGTGACTATA GTAACCAGGGCGGAATGGGAAGCAGTTACTATGGCGGCggtggaggaggaagcagaggctCAATGAATGGACTGGGTGGGGGATGGGGAatgtag
- the hnrnph1 gene encoding heterogeneous nuclear ribonucleoprotein H isoform X1: MADEGYVVRIRGLPWSCSVDEVQRFFSECKILNNGSGIHFTYTREGRPSGEAFVEFETEEDLKIAVKKDRETMGHRYVEVFKSNNVEMDWVMKHTGPNCPETAGDGLVRLRGLPFGCSKEEIVQFFSGLEIVPNGITLPVDIQGRSTGEAFVQFASQDIAEKALKKHKERIGHRYIEIFKSSRAEVRTHYEPQRKPMGMQRPGPYDRPSGGRGYNMMGRGGSYDRMRRGGYGGGGSKWDWRAGVSDGRYGDGGSSFQSTTGHCVHMRGLPYRATETDIYNFFSPLNPVRVHIEIGPDGRVTGEADVEFATHEDAVAAMSKDKANMQHRYVELFLNSTAGGSNGAYSSQMMGGMGSQSSYSGGQLSSGYSGGYSSQGNMGGYSDYSNQGGMGSSYYGGGGGGSRGSMNGLGGGWGM, translated from the exons ATGGCTGATGAGGGATATGTAGTGCGAATCCGGGGACTTCCTTGGTCCTGTTCAGTGGATGAAGTTCAGAGGTTTTTCTCAG AGTGCAAAATCCTAAACAATGGAAGTGGCATCCATTTCACCTACACAAGAGAGGGGCGTCCCAGCGGAGAGGCATTCGTTGAATTTGAGACAGAAGAAGACCTGAAGATTGCAGTGAAAAAGGACAGAGAAACGATGGGTCACAGATATGTAGAAG tgtttaaatcaaacaatgtgGAAATGGACTGGGTCATGAAGCACACTGGCCCAAACTGTCCAGAGACAGCTGGGGACGGGCTTGTGCGGCTTCGGGGCCTTCCCTTCGGGTGCAGCAAGGAGGAAATTGTGCAGTTTTTCTCAG GGTTGGAAATCGTGCCAAATGGGATAACATTGCCGGTGGACATCCAGGGGAGGAGTACGGGGGAGGCCTTCGTGCAGTTTGCTTCACAGGATATAGCTGAAAAGGCTctaaagaaacacaaggaaagaATAGGGCACAG GTACATTGAGATCTTCAAGAGTAGCCGTGCTGAGGTGCGGACCCATTACGAACCCCAGAGGAAGCCTATGGGCATGCAGAGACCCGGCCCCTATGACCGGCCCTCTGGTGGACGCGGCTACAACATGATGGGCCGAGGGGGGTCCTATGACAGAATGCGCAGAGGAGGCTACGGAGGAGGTGGGTCCAAGTGGGACTGGAGAGCAG GTGTATCGGATGGACGGTATGGCGATGGCGGCTCTTCCTTTCAGAGCACAACAGGCCACTGTGTACATATGAGGGGCCTGCCATACAGAGCCACAGAAACAGACATCTACAAT TTCTTTTCACCTTTGAATCCGGTGCGGGTCCATATTGAGATTGGCCCAGATGGCAGAGTTACCGGGGAGGCAGATGTAGAGTTTGCAACACACGAAGATGCTGTAGCAGCCATGTCCAAAGATAAAGCTAACATGC AGCACCGCTACGTGGAGCTGTTTTTGAACTcaacagcaggtggcagtaatgGAGCATACAGCAGCCAGATGATGGGGGGCATGG GGAGCCAGTCATCCTATAGTGGAGGCCAGCTGAGCTCAGGGTACTCTGGTGGATACAGCAGCCAAGGAAACATGGGTGGCTACAGTGACTATA GTAACCAGGGCGGAATGGGAAGCAGTTACTATGGCGGCggtggaggaggaagcagaggctCAATGAATGGACTGGGTGGGGGATGGGGAatgtag
- the hnrnph1 gene encoding heterogeneous nuclear ribonucleoprotein H isoform X3, which translates to MADEGYVVRIRGLPWSCSVDEVQRFFSECKILNNGSGIHFTYTREGRPSGEAFVEFETEEDLKIAVKKDRETMGHRYVEVFKSNNVEMDWVMKHTGPNCPETAGDGLVRLRGLPFGCSKEEIVQFFSGLEIVPNGITLPVDIQGRSTGEAFVQFASQDIAEKALKKHKERIGHRYIEIFKSSRAEVRTHYEPQRKPMGMQRPGPYDRPSGGRGYNMMGRGGSYDRMRRGGYGGGGSKWDWRAGVSDGRYGDGGSSFQSTTGHCVHMRGLPYRATETDIYNFFSPLNPVRVHIEIGPDGRVTGEADVEFATHEDAVAAMSKDKANMQHRYVELFLNSTAGGSNGAYSSQMMGGMGSQSSYSGGQLSSGYSGGYSSQGNMGGYSDYIR; encoded by the exons ATGGCTGATGAGGGATATGTAGTGCGAATCCGGGGACTTCCTTGGTCCTGTTCAGTGGATGAAGTTCAGAGGTTTTTCTCAG AGTGCAAAATCCTAAACAATGGAAGTGGCATCCATTTCACCTACACAAGAGAGGGGCGTCCCAGCGGAGAGGCATTCGTTGAATTTGAGACAGAAGAAGACCTGAAGATTGCAGTGAAAAAGGACAGAGAAACGATGGGTCACAGATATGTAGAAG tgtttaaatcaaacaatgtgGAAATGGACTGGGTCATGAAGCACACTGGCCCAAACTGTCCAGAGACAGCTGGGGACGGGCTTGTGCGGCTTCGGGGCCTTCCCTTCGGGTGCAGCAAGGAGGAAATTGTGCAGTTTTTCTCAG GGTTGGAAATCGTGCCAAATGGGATAACATTGCCGGTGGACATCCAGGGGAGGAGTACGGGGGAGGCCTTCGTGCAGTTTGCTTCACAGGATATAGCTGAAAAGGCTctaaagaaacacaaggaaagaATAGGGCACAG GTACATTGAGATCTTCAAGAGTAGCCGTGCTGAGGTGCGGACCCATTACGAACCCCAGAGGAAGCCTATGGGCATGCAGAGACCCGGCCCCTATGACCGGCCCTCTGGTGGACGCGGCTACAACATGATGGGCCGAGGGGGGTCCTATGACAGAATGCGCAGAGGAGGCTACGGAGGAGGTGGGTCCAAGTGGGACTGGAGAGCAG GTGTATCGGATGGACGGTATGGCGATGGCGGCTCTTCCTTTCAGAGCACAACAGGCCACTGTGTACATATGAGGGGCCTGCCATACAGAGCCACAGAAACAGACATCTACAAT TTCTTTTCACCTTTGAATCCGGTGCGGGTCCATATTGAGATTGGCCCAGATGGCAGAGTTACCGGGGAGGCAGATGTAGAGTTTGCAACACACGAAGATGCTGTAGCAGCCATGTCCAAAGATAAAGCTAACATGC AGCACCGCTACGTGGAGCTGTTTTTGAACTcaacagcaggtggcagtaatgGAGCATACAGCAGCCAGATGATGGGGGGCATGG GGAGCCAGTCATCCTATAGTGGAGGCCAGCTGAGCTCAGGGTACTCTGGTGGATACAGCAGCCAAGGAAACATGGGTGGCTACAGTGACTATA ttAGGTAA